A window from Solanum stenotomum isolate F172 chromosome 7, ASM1918654v1, whole genome shotgun sequence encodes these proteins:
- the LOC125871949 gene encoding uncharacterized protein LOC125871949: MKQAILSWSHSPPFLPKFSPTSIIPKTQKTLLRVYATVESPEENMLTAKERRQMRNERRESKTGYNWREEVEEKLIKKPKKQYKSWTEELNLDNLAKLGPQWWVVRVSRVNGHETAERMARALARNFPDIDFQVYNPSVQVKRKLKNGTLSIKPKPLFPGCVFLRCVLNKEIHDFIRECTGIGGFVGSKVGNTKRTINKPRPVDEDDLEAIFKQAKEEQEKADQAFEEEEQGEGGLDSQLTKNSSIAPLDDKVVPKTRGRQSKKALDLLAVDALRGSDDKSLIPGSTIEVVSGAFAGFSGILKKVDSKAGLATVGFSLFGKETLADIDVKEIVAEVG, encoded by the exons atgaagcaaGCTATACTTTCATGGAGTCATTCTCCTCCATTTCTTCCCAAATTTTCACCAACCTCCATTATACCGAAAACCCAGAAAACCCTTTTAAGGGTTTATGCAACTGTGGAGTCACCTGAAGAGAATATGCTTACTGCTAAAGAGAGAAGGCAAATGAGAAATGAGAGAAGAGAGAGTAAAACAGGTTACAATTGGAGAGAAGAAGTAGAGGAAAAACTTATTAAGAAACCTAAGAAGCAATATAAGTCTTGGACTGAAGAGCTTAATCTTGATAACCTTGCTAAATTGGGTCCTCAATGGTGGGTTGTTAGAGTTTCTAGAGTTAATGGTCATGAAACTGCTGAACGTATGGCTCGTGCTCTTGCTAGGAACTTTCCTGATATTGATTTTCAG GTATACAATCCATCTGTACAAGtcaaaaggaaattaaaaaatggaacaCTTTCAATTAAGCCTAAACCCCTTTTCCCAGGATGTGTGTTTCTGAGATGCGTACTgaacaaggaaatacatgatttCATTCGAGAATGTACTGGAATTGGAGGCTTTGTTGGATCCAAGGTTGGAAATAC AAAACGGACGATCAATAAACCCAGACCTGTTGATGAGGATGACCTGGAGGCCATATTCAAACAAGCGAAGGAAGAGCAAGAGAAAGCTGATCAAGCTTTTGAAGAAGAGGAACAAGGAGAAGGAGGTTTAGATTCCCAGCTGACAAAAAACTCTAGTATAGCTCCCCTTGATGACAAAGTTGTGCCCAAAACACGAGGAAGGCAATCTAAAAAAGCTTTAGACCTGCTTGCAGTTGATGCGTTGAGAGGATCAGATGATAAATCTTTAATACCAGGGTCAACTATTGAAGTTGTGTCCGGAGCCTTTGCAGGATTTTCAGGGATTCTCAAGAAGGTTGATAGCAAGGCAGGATTG GCAACTGTTGGATTTTCTCTGTTTGGCAAGGAGACTCTAGCTGATATAGATGTCAAAGAAATTGTAGCAGAGGTTGGCTGA